A region of Cellulophaga sp. RHA19 DNA encodes the following proteins:
- a CDS encoding DUF305 domain-containing protein — MENSKEHTNKGNYKTFFLMLGLSFIAMYITMYLNTYSIDHVWFSLTRFYMTCLGISTMAVIMWFFMRKMYNDKKKNIAILAGSFILFVSALGLVRTQAPIIGDVLWMKAMIPHHSIAILTSERADIKDPEVKKLADDIIKAQKKEIEEMKAMIKRLENEK; from the coding sequence ATGGAAAATTCAAAAGAACACACAAACAAAGGAAACTATAAAACATTTTTTTTAATGTTAGGGTTATCATTTATAGCTATGTATATAACAATGTACTTAAATACATATTCCATAGACCACGTATGGTTTAGCTTAACACGTTTCTATATGACGTGTTTGGGTATTTCAACAATGGCTGTCATAATGTGGTTTTTTATGCGAAAAATGTATAACGACAAAAAAAAGAATATAGCAATACTTGCAGGTAGTTTTATTCTCTTTGTAAGTGCATTAGGATTAGTAAGAACACAAGCACCAATTATTGGTGATGTCCTTTGGATGAAAGCAATGATACCGCACCATTCCATCGCAATATTAACAAGTGAAAGAGCGGATATAAAAGACCCAGAAGTTAAAAAATTAGCAGATGATATAATAAAAGCACAAAAGAAGGAAATAGAAGAAATGAAAGCAATGATAAAACGATTAGAAAATGAAAAATAA
- a CDS encoding efflux RND transporter periplasmic adaptor subunit, translated as MKNNKIVIYIGLVTIGLLLGWLLFSGSSNEQTEHNHDELAETNQMWTCSMHPQIMQPEPGDCPICGMDLIPAENGSDGLLADQFKLTENAMALANIQTTVVGKGNVDGNTLKLSGKIAENEEANAVQVSYFSGRIERLNVSFTGKEVRKGQLLATIYSPELYAAQQELITASSLKESQPELYKAVRNKLKLWKLSVSQINQIEETQKVKENFPVYATVSGTVTEKLVEQGDYIKQGQPLLKIANLNTVWANFDVYENQIDLFKKGQEVLVTTNAYANKEFKGKVDFIEPILNTKTRTVTLRVVLNNKNDVFKPGMFVTANIERVSSSNDAVLTIPASAVLWTGKRSVVYLKTNPDQTIFEMREVVLGNQIGNEYEVLEGLFIGNEIVTNGTFTVDAAAQLQGKKSMMNKDGGKVMTGHEGHLGMDNKALKEENDHTNMNERLEVSEKFQEQLKVVYNDYINLKGALVNEDFKTVMTISNSLLDNISKVYMKLLKDEAHTHWVSLEKEVKIAATSISKTSDIKEQRVHFKDLSSQLINAVQLFGINEKVYVKFCPMAENNNGAYWLSKEEKVINPYFGSTMLTCGEVKQVIE; from the coding sequence ATGAAAAATAATAAAATAGTGATATATATAGGCTTAGTTACTATAGGTCTATTGTTGGGGTGGTTACTTTTTAGTGGTTCATCAAACGAACAGACAGAACATAATCACGACGAGCTTGCAGAAACCAATCAAATGTGGACGTGTTCTATGCATCCACAAATTATGCAACCAGAACCAGGTGATTGTCCTATTTGTGGGATGGACTTAATTCCTGCCGAAAATGGAAGTGATGGTCTGTTAGCAGACCAATTCAAGTTAACCGAAAATGCGATGGCTTTAGCCAATATTCAAACAACTGTTGTAGGTAAAGGAAATGTTGATGGCAACACCCTTAAATTATCTGGTAAAATTGCTGAAAATGAAGAGGCAAACGCAGTACAAGTCAGTTATTTTTCGGGTAGAATAGAACGTTTGAATGTTAGTTTTACAGGCAAAGAAGTTCGTAAAGGTCAATTATTAGCAACCATTTATTCGCCAGAATTGTATGCAGCACAGCAAGAGTTAATTACGGCATCATCTTTAAAGGAATCCCAACCTGAATTATATAAGGCAGTTCGTAATAAATTGAAGTTGTGGAAGCTTTCTGTAAGTCAAATCAATCAAATTGAAGAAACCCAAAAAGTAAAAGAAAACTTTCCAGTTTATGCAACAGTTTCAGGAACAGTTACCGAAAAATTAGTAGAACAAGGCGACTACATCAAACAAGGTCAACCATTGCTTAAGATTGCAAATCTCAATACGGTTTGGGCAAACTTTGATGTCTATGAAAATCAAATCGATTTATTTAAAAAGGGACAAGAAGTTTTAGTGACTACAAACGCTTATGCTAATAAGGAATTTAAAGGGAAAGTAGATTTCATTGAACCAATTTTAAATACTAAAACAAGAACAGTAACCTTACGTGTGGTGCTTAATAACAAAAACGATGTATTTAAACCAGGAATGTTTGTAACCGCAAATATTGAACGAGTTTCAAGTAGTAATGATGCGGTATTAACAATCCCTGCATCTGCTGTACTTTGGACAGGTAAACGTTCTGTGGTCTATTTAAAAACCAATCCAGACCAAACCATTTTTGAAATGCGTGAAGTTGTTTTAGGGAACCAAATTGGTAATGAATATGAAGTTTTAGAAGGTTTATTTATTGGAAATGAAATCGTGACTAACGGCACATTTACAGTAGATGCAGCAGCCCAATTACAAGGTAAAAAATCAATGATGAATAAGGATGGTGGCAAAGTAATGACAGGTCACGAAGGACATTTAGGTATGGATAATAAGGCATTAAAAGAAGAGAACGACCATACCAATATGAATGAACGTTTGGAAGTGTCAGAAAAATTTCAAGAACAATTAAAAGTTGTTTACAATGATTATATCAATTTAAAAGGTGCTTTAGTCAATGAGGATTTTAAAACTGTAATGACAATATCAAATAGCTTATTGGATAATATATCTAAAGTATATATGAAGTTACTAAAAGATGAAGCACATACACATTGGGTGTCATTGGAAAAAGAAGTAAAAATTGCTGCGACATCTATTTCCAAAACATCAGATATAAAGGAGCAAAGAGTTCATTTCAAAGATCTATCATCACAATTAATAAATGCAGTACAACTGTTCGGTATTAATGAAAAAGTGTATGTGAAGTTTTGTCCGATGGCAGAAAACAACAATGGCGCTTATTGGTTGAGTAAAGAAGAAAAAGTAATCAATCCCTATTTTGGTAGCACCATGTTAACCTGCGGAGAAGTAAAACAAGTCATAGAATAA
- a CDS encoding heavy-metal-associated domain-containing protein, whose protein sequence is MNKVILSVAIIMAIGLTSCKNEIKKEAETSTTEMSKEIAMTDLSFGVRGNCGMCKNTIEKAAYSVEGVTAANWDKDKKKIDVSFDDTKTDAMTIHKAIAASGYDTEKVAGSEEAYDGLPGCCQYDHEMMMNQ, encoded by the coding sequence ATGAATAAAGTAATTTTAAGTGTAGCTATAATAATGGCTATAGGATTAACAAGTTGTAAAAATGAAATTAAAAAGGAAGCTGAAACATCAACTACTGAAATGTCCAAAGAAATCGCAATGACAGATTTATCTTTTGGCGTAAGAGGCAATTGTGGTATGTGTAAAAACACCATTGAAAAAGCAGCCTATAGTGTTGAAGGTGTTACTGCTGCAAACTGGGATAAAGACAAAAAGAAGATTGATGTTTCTTTTGATGATACCAAAACAGATGCTATGACAATTCACAAAGCTATTGCAGCTTCAGGATATGATACCGAAAAAGTTGCAGGTAGTGAAGAAGCTTATGATGGTTTACCAGGTTGTTGTCAATACGACCACGAAATGATGATGAATCAATAA
- a CDS encoding TonB-dependent receptor domain-containing protein, which translates to MIKQTLTVLILFISFFVNAQETITITGQIIDQETQETLPFVSVSINDEATNAIVTGTISDDNGRFEIKDLKTGKYIINITYLGFETIQRKIASGGLNPIFDLGKIELKSSAEALDEVTIEAKRATVNSALDKKSFSLTDNVAQSGGSVVDAMKTMPGVAFDQEGKVVLRGSDKVVVLIDGKQSSLTGFGNQKGLSNIPASNIERIEIINNPSAKYDANGFAGIVNIIYKKEKQTGLNGDVGLSFGLGALSKRKQDTPTDYGSFSVNPKLIPSLNLNYRTDKLNYFLQSEFIIQEALPNNEFTTRNYDDGRNIISQVPENRRQFRSIITGGVDWELSDNDAITFSGMFDREKHIDTSQVAFINLDNNVRNRLYTWKEEEITSFINVAANYKHNFPQAGHSLTANTQYTKGLEDESYFLNDSSAIRIGRDMTNIRAIEHTTSLSTDYARALSSGKIEAGAKVRFRNLPVNYTVNRGNQSIIYPNLGDFSKWKENLYAFYGNYLLEKERFDVEAGLRAEQTDVSYKLDPANTYYAANDKYDYFELFPSVRFTYKLNDKNKLSLFYNRRVDRPGEPELRIFPKYDDPELLKVGNPYLRPQFTNSVEAAHRYNWGSGSLFSAIYHRQIKGAYQRIFSVDNSNPDYDIVNRVYQNTGESTNTGMELLFSQDITLNWKLTASTNIYINSISAYEGTLLFPFVRNFNITKSSDTAGDFKISNAFMLPYKIEAQVTGLYYSKRNIPQGEELARSSIDLGLKKSIWDKKGEVTLSVSDLFNNFGLRQRISGEGFTALYENYYETQIIRLAMKYKF; encoded by the coding sequence ATGATAAAACAAACGCTTACAGTACTTATACTATTTATTTCATTCTTTGTAAATGCACAAGAAACAATTACTATTACTGGTCAAATTATAGACCAAGAAACTCAAGAAACTTTGCCTTTTGTTAGTGTTTCTATAAATGATGAAGCTACTAATGCCATAGTTACAGGAACCATTAGCGATGATAATGGACGATTTGAAATCAAGGATTTAAAAACAGGGAAGTACATCATAAATATTACCTATTTGGGTTTTGAAACGATACAACGAAAAATTGCTTCAGGTGGATTAAACCCAATTTTCGATTTAGGTAAAATAGAACTAAAATCCTCTGCTGAAGCTTTAGATGAAGTAACCATTGAAGCAAAACGAGCGACTGTAAATTCAGCATTGGATAAAAAGTCTTTTAGTCTTACTGATAATGTGGCGCAGTCTGGTGGTTCTGTGGTGGATGCTATGAAAACAATGCCAGGTGTTGCTTTCGACCAAGAAGGAAAAGTGGTGTTGCGTGGTAGTGATAAAGTAGTGGTTTTAATAGACGGCAAACAATCGAGTCTTACTGGTTTTGGTAACCAAAAAGGATTAAGCAATATTCCGGCATCTAATATTGAACGTATTGAAATCATCAACAATCCATCCGCAAAATACGATGCTAACGGTTTTGCAGGTATTGTAAATATCATTTATAAAAAGGAAAAGCAAACAGGTTTGAATGGAGACGTGGGTTTGTCGTTCGGTTTGGGTGCGTTATCTAAACGAAAACAAGATACACCTACAGATTATGGAAGTTTTTCAGTTAATCCTAAACTGATTCCAAGTTTAAACCTTAATTACAGAACAGATAAGCTTAATTATTTTCTACAATCAGAGTTCATCATTCAAGAAGCGTTACCTAATAATGAGTTTACAACAAGAAATTACGATGATGGTCGTAACATCATTTCACAAGTTCCCGAAAACAGAAGACAGTTTCGTTCTATAATTACGGGAGGAGTAGATTGGGAACTTAGCGATAATGATGCCATTACCTTTTCTGGAATGTTCGACAGGGAAAAACATATAGATACTTCGCAAGTTGCTTTTATTAATTTAGATAATAATGTTCGTAATCGTTTGTACACTTGGAAAGAAGAAGAAATTACAAGCTTTATAAACGTCGCAGCTAATTATAAACATAACTTTCCTCAGGCAGGTCATTCGTTAACGGCGAATACTCAGTATACAAAAGGTCTAGAAGATGAAAGTTATTTTCTAAACGATAGTTCTGCTATTAGAATAGGTAGAGATATGACTAATATTAGAGCCATAGAGCACACCACAAGCTTATCTACAGATTATGCACGTGCATTAAGTAGTGGTAAAATTGAAGCAGGAGCAAAGGTGAGATTCAGAAATTTGCCTGTAAATTATACTGTAAATAGAGGTAACCAATCTATTATCTATCCTAATTTAGGTGATTTCTCAAAATGGAAAGAAAACCTATATGCTTTTTATGGTAATTATCTTTTAGAGAAAGAACGTTTTGATGTTGAAGCAGGATTAAGGGCAGAGCAAACAGATGTATCATACAAATTAGACCCTGCAAATACTTATTATGCAGCTAATGATAAATATGATTATTTCGAATTATTCCCAAGTGTGCGGTTTACGTATAAATTAAATGATAAAAACAAACTTTCATTATTTTACAATCGTCGAGTAGATAGACCAGGCGAACCCGAATTGCGCATCTTTCCAAAATATGATGACCCAGAATTATTAAAAGTTGGAAACCCGTATTTACGTCCGCAGTTTACAAACAGCGTAGAAGCAGCACATCGTTATAATTGGGGTTCAGGCTCATTGTTTTCAGCCATCTATCACAGACAGATTAAAGGTGCTTATCAACGCATTTTTAGTGTAGATAATAGCAATCCAGATTACGATATTGTTAATCGAGTTTATCAAAATACAGGAGAAAGTACCAACACTGGAATGGAGTTGTTATTTAGTCAAGACATTACACTAAATTGGAAATTAACGGCTAGCACAAATATTTACATAAATAGTATAAGTGCTTATGAAGGTACATTATTATTTCCTTTTGTAAGAAATTTCAACATTACTAAATCATCAGACACAGCAGGTGATTTTAAAATATCAAACGCATTTATGCTTCCTTATAAAATAGAAGCCCAAGTTACCGGATTGTATTATTCTAAACGAAATATTCCTCAAGGAGAAGAGTTAGCAAGGTCTTCAATAGATTTAGGCTTAAAGAAATCTATTTGGGATAAAAAAGGGGAAGTCACATTATCCGTAAGTGATTTGTTTAACAACTTTGGATTAAGGCAGCGCATTTCAGGAGAAGGATTTACTGCACTTTATGAAAACTACTACGAAACCCAAATTATAAGATTAGCAATGAAATATAAGTTTTAG
- a CDS encoding COG4705 family protein — protein MKLMETKTLNKVAEITALFWLMKIIATTLGETLGDFIAQTLGLGYSVGILITFTFFLIALGIQLYSKKYVPLYFWLVIIATTTLGTEISDFMDRSLGLGYTYGSLVLAIGLIGTLFLWYNKYKNLEVNPIIYKNKELFFWTAVLFSNSLGTAFGDYLSDEIGFSYLIGALVTALIIALVILLHYFTKVNQILLFWIAFVFTRPFGATFGDFLTKPLNKGGLDLGTLPASTVSVGLIAILIYISHKQYQKKLL, from the coding sequence ATGAAACTTATGGAAACTAAAACATTAAATAAGGTAGCAGAAATAACAGCATTATTTTGGTTGATGAAAATAATAGCCACTACATTGGGTGAAACCTTAGGAGATTTTATTGCACAAACTTTAGGTTTGGGTTATTCTGTAGGTATTTTAATTACATTCACGTTTTTTTTAATTGCTCTTGGCATTCAGTTATATTCAAAAAAGTATGTGCCATTATATTTTTGGCTGGTTATTATTGCTACAACAACATTAGGAACAGAGATTTCTGATTTTATGGATAGAAGTCTTGGCCTTGGTTATACCTATGGTAGTTTAGTTTTAGCTATTGGTTTAATAGGAACACTTTTTCTATGGTATAATAAATATAAAAATTTAGAGGTAAATCCAATTATCTACAAAAACAAAGAATTATTTTTTTGGACTGCAGTATTATTTTCAAATAGTTTAGGAACTGCATTTGGAGATTATTTGAGTGATGAAATTGGTTTTAGTTATTTAATAGGTGCATTAGTTACTGCATTAATTATAGCATTGGTTATTCTACTTCATTATTTCACAAAAGTGAATCAAATACTACTATTCTGGATTGCATTTGTCTTTACACGCCCCTTTGGAGCAACATTTGGTGACTTTCTTACTAAGCCTTTAAATAAAGGAGGGCTAGATCTAGGAACATTACCTGCGTCTACAGTGTCTGTTGGATTAATAGCAATACTAATTTATATCTCTCATAAGCAATATCAAAAGAAACTATTATAG